A segment of the Lycium barbarum isolate Lr01 chromosome 7, ASM1917538v2, whole genome shotgun sequence genome:
TTGCAACTCAGTTAGCCCCTctgtatatttttttaaaagtagtCGATCACTCTTTATTAATTCCTTAATCAGGTGAAAGATACGGAGGTTTAATGGCCAAGGTAAAATTTACCTTCATCAAATGCCCATATCAAATCAaagaaagcaagggatatgtatTCTCTACTATGAACAATAGTAATTCTCTCCCTTTTATTCTATGCATTGTCTATTTTATGCTTGACTTTTTTAATCCCTCATCTATGTAAtacctttttatattatataatatatatttttttgaccTAAATATCAATCATAAAAAATAACATTAGATTTTGTTGTAAATTCTAAaaggattattctacttataacaTGAACTTACGTAAAACTTTATTTATGATTGATATTTAATACATTTATGATTGAGTATATAACTTAATATTGTTCTATTGTAAAAGGAATTAAATCCATAAAGTGTGTGtttgcacacacacacacatatacgtaAGTTTCACTGATATCGTATTCTTTATTGCCAATTTATAAATGAGTTTTGGTTGTCATTAATGGAAGaatttttaaataataattttaaattCGTTAAATTATAAATAGATAAtcttttaggaatttgttatagaatataCCTCTGTTTTTATTAGTTAATTTGTATTACCTACATTGAAATATATTATTACCTGTTATTTTACTTGTATAAATACAGGTATTagagttttgattattattaataataaaaattcttattgttctcatttatttcattctatAACGTATTAGGTTATATACTCAATTGgaatttcttatttttctttttccttcttgaaaataatatttattttcttataggaaatttgttacatagattaagAAGATACAAAGGGGGAGAATGATTATTGTTTAAAATTGAGTcgagagtttgatttttaaaataaaattgggaggtgaaaattattttcacCCATTCTCATTTTAATTTTGACTATTGCCGTTAAattgtttgatttgatatgatatgataaccCGTTTGAGTAAAGTATGATCAAACGTTAAATGCCGGATACGAAAAGAAGTTTTTATTTGCTTTGAATGCACAAAACCAGCCCAAACACAGGCCCAACTAAGAAGCCCAAGTAGAAGAGTACCGCACAGAAAGCTTTATTTGCTTTTATTTCCATAGCTTCATTTGGAATTACAGCTGGAAAAAATCTTCCCAACTAAGAAGCTTTATTCTCATAATTTTCTGTGAAAATTAAACAGTAAAATGAAGTCAAGAAACATGAAGAAGTTGTTCTtggaggaaaaaagaaaaaggaaattcaAAATAAGCCGCAAAAGATATTGAATGGTGGAAGTTGGGgccttttcaaaatatttctccACCTATTTTTTGATCGGGCACAAAGtttaaaaatgtaaaataaaaagacttttgaatttaTAGCGTTAAACATATCATCTCATTCCTTTAAAGAGTGTCATTAATGTGAATACGAAAATGTTAGGAATAAAAAAtgtactaaatatagaaaggtgattAAAATCCAAACACAAATATTTAACTCGGTATCTCTTTATCATGCCTCTTGTTCACCAATATAAATCTTGATAAGCTCAAAAAGGAGAAAATAGACAATAACTGGTTTCAAGTTCACTACCATCTACAACATAGTATTACTGTCTTATTTCTAAAGAAACAGTGATTTATTTACCCCATAGTATAAGTAGGAGTTGGCAAGTTGATCACAGTGGTCTTCACTTTAGTCATCATGTTAATGCTGTTAGTAATCCCTTGTGATCCAATTCCACTGTCCTTAATACCCTGTTAAAACAAATTAATTAACCTTGATTACTATGAAATTATCGCGAAGATATTCAAAATTAAGTAATTTAGAATATGGAAAATGGAGTTTACCTGGAAAGGGAAATGATCCGGTCCACGAGCCGGAGCTGAGTTAATTTGAACGGTTCCCGTCTCCATTGCATCACTGATCAGTATTGCTTTGTTGATGTCTTTGGTGAACACACAACCCTGTAGTTGAGTCGAATTTATCAACCTCAGAGTATATTAAGGAGTCATTTGGTTCACATGCTAATTATGATGGGATTATAATGTAGGAACTCTTTTATGCCGTGAATAATAATGTGAAGGAATTATATAATAGGGTGAATAATAATGCAGATATCGTTTTGCGGTGATTAACAGAACGAGAATGTTACGTAGGGATTACTTTCCTTAACGGAACATTCGtctttataatactttttatctCCGAATTGCTAATACATGAATTCCTATTTAGAAAAGTGATCTTTAAGCAAATAGCCGCTTGGATCACTATTTACTTTTCCTAGCTAGTATACATAGATTATTCAcggttatacacatattatacatgaatTATACATATAATTTATCCAACGACTATTCTAGTTTAAATAGTTGGATGGACAACTATTTACGTTAATTCTTCTTCATTGACTAATACATAATTCTTCTTCATTGACTAATACATAGGTTTATGCATAACTTAATGCGAGTATTATATAATACAGCCAACCAAATGTTAtgccggttttttttttttttttttttaataaggccAATCAAACATTGGATTTGTCTTTTTCTAATTCCTCCAACCAAACAGTGcactattttttttcttcttccgaGGTCAACCAGAAGAAGTAATGCACCAAGTTATGATAGAGGAGAGAAGGTACCTGCAAACCAAAATTGCTAGCATTGCAGTGGTGGATTCCTTCTTCGACGGAGTTAATGCGAATAACGGGCAAAACTGGTCCGAATGGTTCTTCCCATGCGATTCTCATGTCTGGCCTAACATTGTCTAACAACAGGGGCCAAATAAGGTTGCCTTCTCTCTTGTATGGCTGGCAAAATGTTGCATCTTTCTGCTTTGCGTCCATGACCAACCCCTCGATGAAGTTTGCGGATGACTCGGAGACAACTGGAGTGATATCACAATTATCTTCCGGTGGCCCAACGGTTAGCTTTACCACTTTGGCATTTACCTTCTCAACAAGAGTATCTGCCACTGATTCCATCACCAACACGACCTTAACGGCTGTGCATCTTTGACCACTGTGGTGGACATGGATATCAATTGTTAATTATAAAGTGTTGTTAAGACAATCAGGTACTTGAGTAAATTAAGCATATCCATGTCGCATCTACATATTGTTAAGTAATTCATAACAACATCACTTATTAGTTATTACATGTAATATGAACTCTACAACAAAAAGTGATCACCTATCGTATTCATATCACTGATGATTAACGGTGTCAAAGAGAAGCCATCAAATGCACAAACAAAAATGTGGCTTAAGTATGAGCGATAATAAATCAGGAAAAACATGAAGTTATTCCATAAATGTATATAAGAGATGTTCTTTTTAATCGCCTACTGCCAATAAAGTTGTGAGAACTTGGTTGTTAAGCTGTATCAGTGAGACTAACATTGACCAACAAGGGCTATGGTGGAGCGGTAAGTACTTATTCATCCTTAAATATCGCTTCGGGTTTGAGCGTTGGGTATGGAGTCACATTTACTAGGGAGCACTTCACCCCATTGTGGGACTTTCCGGCGCAAATCCGGATTTAGCCGGGCCTCAATGCGGGTAGCGGACATTGGCGggaaaccaaaaaaagaaaaaaaagaaaaaaaaccatCACTACAATCATTTCCAAATAGTCAAGGTCAAGTCACTTAACTAAAGAAAAACTAACATGTTTTCTTTTGATAATGGAATAAACCTCACACACCTGTAAGAAAATCCTCCTTTCACAATATTTCCGGCAGCCAAATCTAAATCAGCATCTTCGAGCACAATACAAGCATCCTTTCCTCCTAGCTCCATCTGTAGAGGGACCATTCCTGCTTTCTTTGATATTGCAACGCCGGTGTCTCCACCGGTGAAGCTGataaaagaaaacaagtgtaTCGTTATTCGGGGATAGAATGGGATGAAGGAACTCGTTTACTTGGTAGTGTTTCACTTGCAGTCTAAGAAAAAGTATAAATTCGAATAATGTAAAGAACAACATCAGGCACCTTATACAGTTTACTCCAGGATGCATAGTGAGAAAATCACCGATTTCAGAACCTTTTCCTGTTATACAACTGATAAGGCCTTTAGGAAATCCAGCTAAGTGGAAGCAATGCACCATGTGCAGGGCAGCCACAGCACCCTGTTACAAATGATCGCTCAAAAGTAAGTAGAAATTTGGACATGAAGTTAAGTTGAAAAAGAGTATTTGAAAATTGAAGTTGGGTTTGGACAAGCATTTCACTTGAAAATATGTCTGAAATTTTGTGCGGGAAACAAATTTACTTGAAAAAGTAGTTAGAACCAGTTTTTCAACTTCAGGTTTGAGTGAAAAATTGACTACAATGTATAACCAAACAGTTCTTTGAAAAGAAAGTTGAAAAGAAGCAAAAATGGGCGCTAACTTTAGCCCTGTTGGCACTTCTTTTCTCTAAGTTAACTTATGCTAATATTTTCCATTTATAGAGATCCTTTAGTGGAAAGTAAAGTTGAGAATGATAAACGGAAAGAGATGCCTCATCGTATAGAATACAATTGATGAATCGGAGAAACTATATAGAAAGAGTTTAACGCATTATAATAAAGCTAATCTAGGACTAAAGTTTAGTGAAGTAACCTGAGTTGGAGGCTTGAGGACTAAAGAGTTTCCAGCGATCAGTGCGGGGCCAATCTTGGAGACAGCAAGATTGACCGGATAGTTGAAAGGCGGAATGGCTAGAATCACACCCAATGGGATCTGTACTCCGGATACGTGAAGGTCACAATCATATTTATGAGTTCTAAATGACACTTTTCTACTGATAAAGGAAAATTTACAGATAATATGCGCCCGTTTATGCAGTTACAAAATGCAAAAAGAGAAACAGAAGGTATCACAAAAGTTGTGCTATTGCAAATTGGCATAAAAAAGGGAATTTTGCATGTTTGGATTAATTAGATAGCTACTTTTCGTTCATAAATTATGAGACATTGAGTGGTTATAGACTGATGTTTTGAGTTTCTacattttctccttttttttctgATTTATCTTCCGACTAGTACAGATTCAGGTTGAAAAATGTTCTCATAACCTCGCCTGACTTGGAATCGGTTTATGTTGCCTTCCTTTAAAATAGACAAACATGATTAGCATTTGGCTTCACTCGTGAAAAGACAAAACTGAAAGCTGAATACTCCCTCTGTCATAATTTATGTGATGTAGTTTGACtcggcacgaagtttaagaaataaaggaagacttttgaatcttgtagcCTAGAAAgagccaaagatatttgtgtggttatagatcatctcgttaaatataaaaggtaaggtttaaagttaaattgttgccaaataaGGAAATGCGTCATTATTTTTGGGattgactaaaaagaaaagtgtgtcatataaattgataCAGAGAAAGTacctttatatatttaaaaacaacttaactttaagctttttattttatccttaatgagatgattatagccacacaaatgtttaTGGTtagttttagaccacaagttttaaaagtattttttcttttcttaaacttcgtgctcaGTCAAAGAACATCACAAAAATTGGGAGGGATGGGAGAGTATCTTTTTGGTTTGTTCAAACTTGTGTTCATCATGTTTCTGAAATTCCATTTAAATTAGTAATATTCCCTAAGCATATTCTTTATAGGCCAATGTTTAGATCATGTTATTTTTTAACTCTTTCTTGACTTCTTCTAGTCTATAAGGTCCATTTAGGTGGATCACACAAATGgtatacccacagtattatatgtcAATCCCTTAAAATACCTGATATTTTGTTTAAAATCGGATCAAACATTTTTTTAGTCAATACTTAGAAAAGAAAACTTCCATCCCTGTCTTGGTGATCTTTTTCTTGTTTCTGTAAGAACCTAATTGGTTTTCCGGAATTATTTTATTCGCCTGAGTGAAATCACATGTCCTGGCAATATAATACCACTGCAACAACATTTCCAATGGATGACACGAAATCGTATCCTTTAGACAAGCTCATTGTTCCAACAACATATATTAGGTGAGAAGCCAACATGCTTTGCGGAAAACAACGAAAGGAAAATACAAAAATAGCAGACAAGTCACAAAAATATCTTAATCATCTGACAGTCAAAACAAATTGATGATACTTTGTACTAATAAATGGCATTATAATAAAGCATAATTAAATGAGTTAGTCAAGAAATGTACCTTAGAAGTCAGACAGTATTTGGTCCTTTCGTTCCCAGGGAAACTATCGGATACCAAGAACTTACCCTCCCCAAGAATTCTAACTCCTTCTTCAGCAGTGTAAGAAATTAAATCTCCAGACCTCACAACCTTCATCAAATCCATATCATTATCAGTCGATAAAGTAATAAAAATTTCCAAAAAATTCTAGAATATTTTACGAGTTTTAAATTCTATGAACTGATTGTATAAAAGATATTCACAAAACCAGGTGACTTATAAGGTAATTACAAGTAAATCTATGTCACAATCAGGTGACTTAATTACAAGTAAACCTATGTTGCTTGAATTCTCCAAAATATTGCATCACCCGTGTCTGATCCTCCAAAAATTCACCATTTTTGGAGAATCTACCACGCATCCGTCAACATTTCTGAAGAGTCTAAACAACGAAGAGTTAAACAACAGTAATAGTTATAAGATCTTAACACTATCAAATCTATGTAGTTCGGACTCTCAAAAAATGTTGCCGCACCTGTGTCGGATCTTCCAAAAAAAGCACTAGTTTTGAAAGATCGAACACGCACCAGGTGGCATTTTTGGAGTCCAAGTAACATagtgttgggctaaaacggcccaaagatactcttaacatgatgtcaTATTATCCGCTTTGGGCCAAGTCCGCACAGTTTTttcaaaaggcctcacatcattaagagtattcaaCACCTTATAAGTAACTCCTTTTTCTTTTGGGCTAAAACaacccaaagatactcttaacatgatgtgatattgctCGCTTTgagccaagcccgcacggttttccaaaaaacctcacatcattaagagtagcCAACACCTTATAAATAGTTCcattttcttttcagctaccaatgtggtactttattCGCACACCCAACACATAGGACTcagcttacaacaacaacatacccagtgtgtgATCCCGGGGTCTGAAAGAGTCgggtgtatgcagaccttacccctactttgTGAGAAATATAGGACTCAGCATATATTACTTAAATTCTTCTTTTAGTTTATAATGAGGTACCTCAGTGACAGCATCTTTAGCTGGTTTTGCAATTTCTTTTACAAGGCATTCAGCAATAGGGGCTTTGTGTTCTTTCAAGATTGCAGCTGCCTTATGAAGTAACTCTGCTCTTTTCCAGAGTGGTGTTTTAGCCCATGATTTTTGTGCAGCTTTTGCTATTTCCATTACTTTGTTCACCTCTTCTTGTGTACAAGCTGCATCATAatccataaaagaaaaaaaattcaaaagatCCATCAAATCccacaatttcactttaattttCAAGACATGGACATGAAAACACTTGGATGTAAAAACCAAGAAATAGTCCATGCATAAGTTCTTTTACCAATGTATTATACATGAGTTTACGTTCTATGCACTGACAGTCTAAAATTTACACAGTCGGGTCACTTACGATAAACATTAGCCGGTTACCTGATTAAACTATAATAGGTTAAACTATATGTCACTGTCTATAACTTAAATCCAATAGATAAGTAGTAAAGTAGACAAAAAATAAAGAGAATCTAGTACTAGAAGTTCTTGGCTGTTTGTGTGACCAATGATCATAAAATTCACAACAAAACAGAACACTTAATAAGTCTGAAAGTTTTAAGTGCATTCAAAAGCAAAACtagaattttgagtttatgagTGGATTCTAATAAATTATGATTTTTAAACATAACTACATGGTTTAGGCCAAAACTTCCCTTTGacaaaaaattacactatatatataaggttaaaattattttttatatatacatagtaaatGTTGGACCTGTTGCTTATTCGTGCATTTAccttttcatattttttaatcCCTTAATAAAAATCCGGCTCCTCCTCTAACTACATTACCACAAATTCCAACACTTTGCACAAAATTCAAGGAACCCCATAAACATATGGCATAAAATTTATCAAAGAAGAAGCTCAAACAAACATCAACCTTGTTATTTtcaccccacacacacacacacaaaaaaaaagtttcaattttttttttaataataaaaaaacatACCTTGAACCTTGTACTGTGTTTTTCTTGTAGTAGGATTGATAATAGCAACAGATTTTCCAGAAGTTGATTTCTTCCATTCTCCTTCACAATAATATTTGAACACATCCCCATCAATTATCTCTGCA
Coding sequences within it:
- the LOC132602988 gene encoding NADP-dependent glyceraldehyde-3-phosphate dehydrogenase, with product MAGNGVFAEIIDGDVFKYYCEGEWKKSTSGKSVAIINPTTRKTQYKVQACTQEEVNKVMEIAKAAQKSWAKTPLWKRAELLHKAAAILKEHKAPIAECLVKEIAKPAKDAVTEVVRSGDLISYTAEEGVRILGEGKFLVSDSFPGNERTKYCLTSKIPLGVILAIPPFNYPVNLAVSKIGPALIAGNSLVLKPPTQGAVAALHMVHCFHLAGFPKGLISCITGKGSEIGDFLTMHPGVNCISFTGGDTGVAISKKAGMVPLQMELGGKDACIVLEDADLDLAAGNIVKGGFSYSGQRCTAVKVVLVMESVADTLVEKVNAKVVKLTVGPPEDNCDITPVVSESSANFIEGLVMDAKQKDATFCQPYKREGNLIWPLLLDNVRPDMRIAWEEPFGPVLPVIRINSVEEGIHHCNASNFGLQGCVFTKDINKAILISDAMETGTVQINSAPARGPDHFPFQGIKDSGIGSQGITNSINMMTKVKTTVINLPTPTYTMG